Proteins co-encoded in one Quercus robur chromosome 8, dhQueRobu3.1, whole genome shotgun sequence genomic window:
- the LOC126695334 gene encoding uncharacterized protein LOC126695334 encodes MIQVLYTVILAEMALILTLLFRTPLRKLVIITLDRLKRGRGPIMVKTIAATVLVVLTSSVYSIIKIQKRTIEGGVANPTDQVLMSKYMLEASLTGFMLFLSLMIDRLHYYIRELRSLRKTMEAAKKQNRNFDDGKNGGAEELKAMGEEIATLRAKIKKLESECETKAKEAKTAEAEAEALRKQSEGFLLEYDRLLEDNQNLRNQLESIDQSLTQPDNKKNM; translated from the exons atgatacAGGTACTCTATACCGTGATCTTGGCCGAAATGGCTCTGATCCTAACCCTCCTCTTCAGGACTCCATTGCGAAAGCTCGTCATCATAACCTTGGATCGCCTCAAGCGCGGCCGGGGTCCTATCATGGTCAAGACCATCGCCGCCACCGTCCTCGTCGTCCTCACGTCCAGCGTCTATAGCATAATCAAAATTCAGAAGCGTACGATCGAGGGTGGCGTCGCCAATCCGACGGACCAGGTCCTCATGTCCAAGTACATGCTCGAAGCTTCTCTTACGG GATTCATGCTCTTCCTCTCACTGATGATAGATAGATTACATTATTACATTAGAGAACTTCGTTCACTTAGGAAAACCATGGAGGCTGCAAAGAAACAAAATCGTAATTTTGATGATGGGAAGAATGGCGGTGCAGAGGAGCTTAAAGCCATGGGAGAAGAGATTGCTACATTGAGGGCAAAGATCAAGAAGCTGGAATCTGAATGTGAGACAAAAGCAAAGGAGGCAAAGACAGCAGAAGCTGAAGCTGAGGCTTTAAGAAAGCAATCTGAGGGATTCCTTCTGGAGTATGACCGATTGCTGGAAGACAATCAAAACCTTCGCAACCAGTTAGAGTCAATTGACCAAAGTTTGACACAGCCCGATAACAAAAAGAATATGTGA